One Novosphingobium sp. G106 DNA segment encodes these proteins:
- a CDS encoding bifunctional diguanylate cyclase/phosphodiesterase — MDMFEPPFSQFAAGLAGRLRRRAQAIGAEADTQERMQAIAEYAILDTAPEPAFDSLAQLAAEICTTNMGAISLVCDHRQWFKAAYGTSLRETPIEQSICAHVIADTGVFVVTDAQNHPVFGSNELVRGEPGVRFYAGVPIHSRDGVPIGALCVVDTVARPEGLTAVQARALTVLGQQVETQLELRREILVQEGRIEREQRLSRKLEHSANHDSLTGLANRGHLIREFEKRMSAPLGYRHPPALLLIDVDNFKTINDGFGHAAGDLVLIEVANRLRETLGEDAVAARVGGDEFAILLRQCASPEAAVEIAGTLLHAVNLPFIHDGRTLDCRIGIGYALAEAEDETFAALHRKADLALVSAKAAGRGCARAFNAVLACAYDREREMIEQAQDALVDGRIVPFYQPKVELGTGRLAGYEALLRVLTREGLVELPASIAAAFEDRELAVAITDCMVHCVLSDIADAMARGIDLGHVAINTTSFDFATGDFADRLLARLALRGIPPAMIEVEVTESVVLGRGRDHVRQALVELAEAGVRISLDDFGTGYASLTNVKQLPITPLKIDRSFVFDLGSETDDSIILAISTLGTRMGLAIVAEGIETERHMTMLRRFGVPYGQGNYFSPAVPSGQFARLTEMSASGRWAPAKPDSTGEKTQTA, encoded by the coding sequence ATGGACATGTTCGAGCCGCCGTTCTCCCAGTTCGCTGCCGGCCTTGCCGGGCGGCTGCGGCGGCGCGCGCAGGCCATCGGCGCAGAAGCCGATACGCAGGAGCGCATGCAGGCGATCGCCGAATATGCGATCCTCGACACCGCGCCCGAACCCGCATTCGATTCGCTCGCCCAACTCGCCGCGGAGATCTGCACCACCAACATGGGCGCGATCTCGCTGGTCTGCGATCATCGCCAGTGGTTCAAGGCCGCTTACGGCACGAGCCTGCGCGAGACGCCGATCGAGCAATCGATCTGCGCCCACGTCATCGCCGATACGGGCGTCTTCGTCGTCACCGACGCGCAGAACCATCCGGTGTTCGGCAGCAACGAACTGGTCCGCGGCGAGCCGGGTGTGCGGTTCTACGCCGGCGTGCCGATCCATTCGCGCGACGGCGTGCCGATCGGCGCGCTCTGCGTGGTCGATACCGTGGCCCGGCCCGAGGGCCTCACCGCGGTCCAGGCGCGCGCGCTCACCGTTCTGGGCCAGCAGGTCGAGACCCAGCTCGAGCTGCGCCGCGAGATCCTCGTGCAGGAAGGCCGGATCGAGCGCGAACAACGCCTGTCGCGCAAGCTCGAGCATTCGGCCAACCACGACAGCCTGACCGGGCTGGCCAATCGCGGCCACCTGATCCGCGAGTTCGAAAAGCGCATGAGCGCGCCGCTCGGCTATCGCCACCCGCCCGCGCTGCTGCTGATCGACGTCGACAATTTCAAGACGATCAACGACGGCTTCGGCCATGCCGCGGGCGACCTCGTGCTGATCGAAGTGGCGAACCGCCTGCGCGAGACGCTGGGCGAAGATGCCGTCGCCGCGCGCGTCGGCGGTGACGAATTCGCCATCCTGCTGCGGCAATGCGCTTCGCCCGAAGCGGCGGTGGAGATCGCAGGCACCCTGCTCCACGCGGTGAACCTGCCTTTCATCCACGACGGGCGGACGCTCGATTGCCGGATCGGCATCGGTTATGCGCTCGCCGAGGCGGAGGACGAGACCTTTGCCGCGCTGCACCGCAAGGCCGATCTCGCGCTGGTCAGCGCCAAGGCCGCGGGGCGCGGCTGTGCCCGCGCCTTCAACGCCGTCCTGGCGTGCGCCTACGATCGCGAGCGCGAGATGATCGAGCAGGCGCAGGACGCGCTCGTTGATGGCCGCATCGTGCCTTTCTACCAGCCCAAGGTGGAACTCGGGACCGGGCGTCTGGCCGGTTACGAAGCCCTGCTTCGCGTGCTGACCCGCGAGGGCCTGGTCGAGCTGCCCGCCTCGATCGCCGCAGCCTTCGAGGACCGCGAGCTTGCCGTCGCGATCACCGACTGCATGGTCCACTGCGTGCTGTCCGACATCGCCGATGCCATGGCCCGCGGCATCGACCTCGGCCATGTCGCGATCAACACCACCTCGTTCGACTTCGCCACCGGGGACTTCGCCGACCGTCTGCTCGCCAGGCTGGCGCTGCGCGGCATCCCGCCCGCGATGATCGAAGTCGAGGTCACCGAATCGGTCGTGCTGGGCCGCGGGCGCGACCATGTGCGCCAGGCGCTGGTCGAGCTGGCCGAGGCCGGCGTGCGCATCTCGCTCGACGATTTCGGCACCGGCTATGCCTCGCTGACCAACGTCAAGCAGCTGCCGATCACCCCGCTGAAGATCGACCGCAGCTTCGTCTTCGATCTCGGCAGCGAGACCGACGATTCGATCATCCTCGCCATATCGACGCTCGGCACGCGCATGGGCCTGGCCATCGTCGCCGAGGGCATCGAAACCGAGCGCCACATGACGATGCTCCGCCGCTTCGGCGTGCCCTATGGCCAGGGAAATTACTTCAGCCCGGCCGTGCCGAGCGGGCAGTTCGCCAGGCTTACGGAAATGTCGGCGAGCGGCCGCTGGGCGCCTGCCAAGCCGGACAGCACCGGCGAGAAGACACAAACGGCCTGA
- the acnA gene encoding aconitate hydratase AcnA — protein sequence MTQVGQDSLGTRSTMNVGGQEVAYYSLKKAGEKLGDISRLPFSMKVLLENLLRFEDGGFTVSTADIQALADWQKNPRESQNEIQYRPARVLLQDFTGVPCVVDLAAMRDALAKLGGDTSKINPLVPVNLVIDHSVMVDEFGHPKAFEQNVEIEYQRNFERYDFLKWGSKSLNNFYAVPPGTGICHQVNLENIAKAVWTSKDQNGVTVAYPDTCVGTDSHTTMINGLGVLGWGVGGIEAEAAMLGQPVSMLIPEVVGFKLTGELQEGVTATDLVLTATQMLRAKGVVGRFVEYFGPGLASLSLADRATLANMAPEYGATCGFFGIDDKTLDYMRLTGRTEENIALVEAYAKEQGFWIDPSVEPIFTDTLELDMATVVPSLAGPKRPQDKVALTEVDDVFNKDLAEVYKKAAARVPVAGKIHDIGDGDVVIAAITSCTNTSNPSVLVAAGLVAKKANELGLTPKPWVKTSLAPGSQVVTDYLVRAGLQEHLDAVGFNLVGYGCTTCIGNSGPLAEPISAAINGNNLVAASVISGNRNFEGRVSPDVRANFLASPPLVVAYALKGTVTENFTTTPIGKGKDGKDVFLRDIWPTNAEVTTVMNGCMDRAMFQARYADVYKGDKHWQAINVEGSDTYKWRAGSTYIANPPYFEGMTMTPAPVTDIIDAKPLAILGDSITTDHISPAGNIKADSPGGKYLMDHQVAKADFNSYGARRGHHEVMMRGTFANIRIRNEMVPGVEGGMSRHGDEVGFIYDVAMKYKAEGTPMVVVAGKEYGTGSSRDWAAKGTNLLGVRAVIVESFERIHRSNLVGMGVLPLQFKNGDTRQSLGLTGDDTFTILGVGKLQPRQDVAVKVTRKDGSSFTFAALCRIDTANEVEYFMNGGILQYVLRKLAA from the coding sequence ATGACCCAGGTCGGACAGGACTCGCTCGGCACCCGCAGCACCATGAACGTCGGCGGCCAGGAGGTCGCTTATTACTCGCTCAAGAAGGCGGGCGAGAAGCTGGGCGACATCAGCCGCCTGCCTTTCTCGATGAAGGTCCTGCTCGAGAACCTGCTCCGCTTCGAGGACGGCGGCTTCACCGTCTCCACCGCCGACATCCAGGCGCTGGCCGACTGGCAGAAGAACCCGCGGGAATCGCAGAACGAGATCCAGTACCGCCCGGCGCGCGTGCTGCTGCAGGACTTCACCGGCGTGCCCTGCGTGGTCGACCTCGCGGCGATGCGCGATGCCCTCGCCAAGCTCGGCGGCGACACCAGCAAGATCAACCCGCTGGTTCCGGTCAACCTCGTCATCGACCACTCGGTCATGGTCGACGAGTTCGGCCACCCCAAGGCCTTCGAGCAGAACGTCGAGATCGAGTACCAGCGCAATTTCGAGCGCTATGACTTCCTCAAGTGGGGCTCGAAGTCGCTCAACAACTTCTACGCCGTGCCCCCGGGCACCGGCATCTGCCACCAGGTGAACCTCGAGAACATCGCCAAGGCGGTCTGGACCAGCAAGGACCAGAACGGCGTCACCGTGGCCTATCCCGACACTTGCGTCGGCACCGACAGCCACACGACGATGATCAACGGCCTGGGCGTGCTCGGCTGGGGCGTCGGCGGGATCGAGGCCGAAGCCGCGATGCTCGGCCAGCCCGTGTCGATGCTCATCCCCGAAGTCGTCGGCTTCAAGCTGACCGGCGAGCTGCAGGAAGGCGTCACCGCGACCGACCTCGTGCTCACCGCCACGCAGATGCTGCGCGCCAAGGGCGTGGTTGGCCGCTTCGTCGAATACTTCGGCCCGGGCCTCGCTTCGCTGAGCCTGGCCGACCGTGCGACCCTGGCCAACATGGCGCCCGAATATGGCGCGACCTGCGGCTTCTTCGGCATCGACGACAAGACGCTCGACTACATGCGCCTCACCGGCCGCACCGAAGAGAACATCGCGCTGGTCGAAGCCTATGCCAAGGAGCAGGGCTTCTGGATCGATCCGTCGGTCGAGCCGATCTTCACCGACACGCTCGAGCTCGACATGGCCACGGTCGTGCCGTCGCTCGCCGGCCCCAAGCGCCCGCAGGACAAGGTCGCGCTGACCGAAGTCGACGACGTGTTCAACAAGGACCTCGCCGAAGTCTACAAGAAGGCCGCCGCGCGCGTTCCGGTCGCGGGCAAGATCCACGATATCGGCGACGGCGACGTTGTCATCGCCGCGATCACCTCGTGCACCAACACCTCGAACCCCAGCGTGCTGGTCGCCGCCGGCCTCGTCGCCAAGAAGGCCAACGAGCTGGGCCTGACGCCCAAGCCCTGGGTCAAGACCAGCCTCGCCCCCGGATCGCAGGTCGTCACCGACTACCTCGTGCGCGCAGGTCTGCAGGAGCATCTCGACGCGGTGGGCTTCAACCTCGTCGGCTATGGCTGCACCACCTGCATCGGCAACTCGGGTCCGCTCGCCGAGCCGATCTCGGCCGCGATCAACGGCAACAACCTCGTCGCCGCCTCGGTCATCTCGGGCAATCGCAACTTCGAAGGCCGCGTCAGCCCCGACGTCCGCGCCAACTTCCTCGCCTCGCCGCCGCTTGTCGTCGCCTATGCGCTGAAGGGCACGGTCACCGAGAACTTCACCACCACGCCGATCGGCAAGGGCAAGGACGGCAAGGACGTGTTCCTGCGCGATATCTGGCCGACCAATGCCGAAGTCACGACCGTGATGAACGGCTGCATGGACCGCGCCATGTTCCAGGCGCGCTATGCCGACGTCTACAAGGGCGACAAGCACTGGCAGGCGATCAATGTCGAGGGTTCGGACACCTACAAGTGGCGCGCCGGCAGCACCTACATCGCCAATCCGCCGTACTTCGAGGGCATGACGATGACCCCGGCGCCGGTCACCGACATCATCGACGCCAAGCCGCTGGCGATCCTCGGCGATTCGATCACCACCGACCACATCAGCCCGGCCGGCAACATCAAGGCCGACAGCCCGGGCGGCAAGTACCTGATGGACCACCAGGTCGCGAAAGCGGACTTCAACTCCTACGGCGCCCGCCGCGGCCACCACGAAGTCATGATGCGCGGCACTTTCGCCAACATCCGCATCCGCAACGAGATGGTCCCCGGCGTCGAGGGCGGCATGAGCCGCCATGGCGACGAGGTCGGCTTCATTTACGACGTTGCCATGAAGTATAAGGCCGAAGGCACGCCGATGGTCGTCGTCGCGGGCAAGGAATACGGCACCGGCTCGTCGCGCGACTGGGCGGCCAAGGGCACCAACCTGCTGGGCGTGCGCGCGGTCATCGTCGAGAGCTTCGAGCGTATCCACCGCTCGAACCTCGTCGGCATGGGCGTGCTGCCGCTGCAGTTCAAGAACGGCGACACCCGCCAGAGCCTGGGCCTGACCGGCGACGACACCTTCACCATCCTCGGCGTCGGCAAGCTGCAGCCGCGCCAGGACGTCGCGGTCAAGGTCACCCGCAAGGACGGCTCGAGCTTCACTTTCGCCGCGCTCTGCCGGATCGATACCGCCAACGAGGTCGAGTACTTCATGAACGGCGGCATCCTGCAGTACGTGCTGCGCAAGCTGGCGGCCTGA
- a CDS encoding DUF1153 domain-containing protein: MTEAARTRPQSVIGPLGQPLTLETLPPTSTKRWIAHRKAELVAAVDGGLLSIEEVCESYGIALEEFVSWQRGVDRLGMRGLWVTRTQKYRDLFERRQRY; the protein is encoded by the coding sequence ATGACCGAAGCCGCGCGGACCCGTCCGCAATCCGTGATCGGGCCCCTGGGCCAGCCTCTGACGCTCGAAACGCTGCCCCCGACTTCGACCAAGCGGTGGATTGCGCATCGCAAGGCAGAACTCGTCGCCGCCGTCGACGGCGGGCTCCTCTCGATCGAGGAAGTCTGCGAAAGCTACGGCATCGCGCTGGAAGAATTCGTATCCTGGCAGCGCGGCGTGGACCGTCTCGGCATGCGCGGACTGTGGGTTACACGCACGCAAAAGTACCGCGATCTTTTTGAGCGCAGGCAACGTTATTGA
- a CDS encoding histidine kinase dimerization/phospho-acceptor domain-containing protein: MGIQGHEFTTIETDAQGFGSVFHQISHELRNPLNSISGFAELLLMDEGLSTAHADYVRAILTGSEALTVAVVALLDRVETRASASAAKAVTGPSHKSFGEAQPLPRGSLFTRASRWGSQRRQQRKGRSGRP, encoded by the coding sequence ATGGGCATACAGGGGCATGAATTCACTACAATTGAAACCGATGCGCAGGGCTTCGGCTCTGTATTCCATCAGATTTCGCACGAGCTCAGGAACCCGCTGAACTCGATCAGCGGGTTCGCCGAACTGCTCCTCATGGACGAGGGTCTGAGCACCGCGCACGCCGACTATGTCCGCGCCATCCTGACGGGCAGCGAGGCGCTGACGGTGGCCGTGGTGGCGCTGCTCGACCGGGTGGAGACGCGCGCTTCGGCGTCCGCTGCCAAGGCCGTCACCGGGCCGAGTCACAAATCGTTCGGTGAGGCGCAGCCGTTGCCGCGCGGCTCGCTCTTCACGCGCGCCAGCCGCTGGGGCTCGCAGCGCCGCCAGCAGCGCAAGGGGCGGTCGGGCAGGCCATGA
- a CDS encoding AraC family transcriptional regulator ligand-binding domain-containing protein → MQTYFSVARFVGLDPYLWMRKNNIRSEDIADPQNMIAASALLKLYEDSAVASGRPDFGLLIAESRSVASLGPISLLLRYQPTVRSIIDQVAINMRLLNDIVQARIQDDGQIAMVRIEMLPGFASRQTIESTVAIACRSYCELMVGAWQPESIHFRHGAPRIWRRTSASSAARSCSTASSTVSSALPPRSTYPTPGPTRRWRRMRSVSSTC, encoded by the coding sequence TTGCAAACCTACTTCAGCGTTGCCCGATTCGTTGGGCTCGATCCTTATCTTTGGATGCGCAAGAACAACATCCGTTCCGAAGATATTGCCGACCCCCAGAACATGATTGCGGCGAGCGCGCTGCTCAAGCTCTACGAGGACAGTGCCGTCGCCTCGGGCCGGCCGGACTTCGGCCTGTTGATCGCGGAAAGCCGCAGCGTCGCGTCGCTCGGGCCGATCAGCCTGCTGCTACGCTACCAGCCCACGGTCCGTTCGATCATCGATCAGGTCGCGATCAACATGCGGCTGCTCAATGACATCGTCCAGGCGCGTATCCAGGACGATGGCCAGATCGCCATGGTCAGGATCGAGATGCTGCCCGGCTTCGCCTCGCGCCAGACGATCGAATCGACCGTGGCGATCGCCTGCCGGTCCTACTGCGAGCTCATGGTCGGCGCCTGGCAGCCCGAATCCATCCACTTCCGCCATGGAGCCCCCCGGATCTGGCGACGCACAAGCGCGTCTTCGGCTGCCCGATCGTGTTCGACAGCGAGTTCGACGGTATCCTCTGCACTTCCGCCTCGCTCGACGTACCCAACCCCTGGGCCGACCCGGCGATGGCGGCGCATGCGCAGCGTTTCATCGACATGCTGA
- a CDS encoding PAS domain-containing protein produces MLEAEDRWLAAHEASGMGVWDWDVAAKQIYYSKIWKAMRGIAEDEDGPAVDEWDDWLHPEDRARCAAALQAHLDGQTQLYELEQRVRCTDGSFKWVLARGMVYERDADGGPLRIIGTNLDIDDAKKASLRAQRHARLQDAVAACNIAIARRESIDELSNAVCRILVERGDMKMAWFGRLNPDGDHIEPVTQFSQNFAKNGLDGIRFSTSPNEPSGRGPVARAYRSAEAQWVDDLATESNMAIWQDRAEGSGLRGTAVLPIHQRSGTTALLALYTDEPAFFDEKTRSLLLEMVWQFGLALDALEAERAAEEFQESARKSEWRARAIFERAPLGIALIDSSTGRYIDANAKFQEIVGRDLADLRNYSWQELTFPDDLERCVTSAVPFLAGEETSYQTEKRFVRPDGVVVPVNLTATHFDAPAGDHPRHMVMIEDVTERMELQQQLSQRQRLEALGQLTGGIAHDFNNLLTVIIGNSEALAQELGEGDLGELAGLILSTGERAADLTERLLTFARKQSLMPRSVKVGDLVDGLLPLLRRAVPETIELKLSARFSSRSVYADPAQLEMVLLNLVLNARDALPDGGRIDIFSENIVVGANSVQHAELQPGKYVMLCLSDNGVGMSEDTVEKAFDPFFTTKGPGQGSGLGLSMVYGFARQSGGHVELSSRLGGGTTVRLYLPATTKSSPEAEAADETPQNRGSGETVLIAEDDAMVRKYVTSQVDSLGYRTVSMPDGKSALELLWSGAKVDLLFTDIAMDGGMDGIELAVQARAMRPDLPILFTSGHAEQHLDRLAAIEALLLRKPYRKKELADSLRKALSPAMAERS; encoded by the coding sequence ATGCTTGAAGCGGAGGATCGATGGCTGGCCGCCCACGAGGCGTCGGGTATGGGCGTCTGGGACTGGGACGTCGCTGCCAAGCAGATCTATTATTCCAAGATATGGAAAGCGATGCGGGGCATCGCCGAGGATGAGGACGGCCCGGCCGTCGACGAATGGGACGATTGGCTGCACCCCGAGGATCGCGCCCGTTGCGCCGCCGCGCTCCAGGCGCACCTGGACGGCCAGACACAACTCTATGAACTGGAACAGCGGGTCCGCTGCACCGACGGCAGTTTCAAATGGGTCCTGGCCCGCGGCATGGTCTACGAGCGCGACGCCGACGGGGGACCTCTCCGCATCATCGGCACCAATCTCGACATCGACGACGCCAAGAAGGCCAGCCTGCGCGCCCAGCGCCACGCCCGCCTCCAGGATGCGGTGGCGGCCTGCAATATCGCCATAGCCCGTCGCGAGTCGATCGACGAGCTTTCGAACGCGGTCTGCCGGATCCTCGTCGAGCGTGGCGATATGAAGATGGCCTGGTTCGGCCGGCTCAATCCGGACGGCGACCATATCGAGCCGGTTACCCAGTTCAGCCAGAACTTCGCCAAGAACGGCCTCGACGGCATCCGCTTCTCGACCAGCCCGAACGAACCCTCCGGACGCGGCCCCGTCGCAAGGGCCTATCGCAGCGCCGAGGCACAGTGGGTCGACGACCTCGCAACGGAATCCAATATGGCGATCTGGCAGGATCGTGCGGAGGGTTCCGGCCTGCGCGGCACGGCGGTACTGCCGATCCACCAACGCAGCGGGACGACGGCGCTACTCGCGCTCTACACCGACGAGCCGGCGTTTTTCGACGAAAAGACCCGGTCGCTGCTGCTCGAGATGGTCTGGCAGTTCGGACTGGCGCTGGACGCGCTGGAGGCCGAGCGCGCGGCGGAGGAATTCCAGGAAAGCGCCCGCAAGTCGGAATGGCGCGCGCGCGCGATCTTCGAACGCGCGCCGCTCGGCATCGCCCTGATCGATTCTTCGACGGGCCGCTACATCGACGCGAACGCAAAGTTCCAGGAGATCGTCGGCCGCGACCTTGCGGATCTGCGCAACTATTCCTGGCAGGAACTCACGTTTCCCGATGACCTGGAACGCTGCGTTACGTCGGCCGTGCCTTTCCTGGCCGGCGAAGAGACTAGTTATCAGACCGAAAAACGTTTCGTGCGGCCCGACGGGGTCGTCGTCCCAGTCAACCTGACGGCTACCCATTTCGATGCCCCCGCCGGTGACCACCCGCGCCATATGGTGATGATCGAAGACGTCACCGAACGCATGGAGCTCCAGCAGCAGCTATCCCAGCGTCAGCGGCTCGAGGCGCTCGGCCAGCTGACCGGCGGCATCGCGCACGATTTCAATAACCTGCTGACCGTGATCATTGGCAACAGCGAGGCGCTGGCCCAGGAACTCGGCGAAGGCGATCTCGGCGAACTGGCCGGCCTGATCCTGAGCACGGGCGAGCGCGCCGCGGACCTGACCGAGCGCCTGCTGACTTTCGCCCGCAAGCAATCGCTCATGCCTCGTTCGGTGAAAGTCGGCGATCTCGTCGACGGGCTGTTGCCCCTGCTGCGGCGCGCGGTCCCCGAAACGATCGAGTTGAAGCTTTCGGCGCGGTTCTCGTCGCGCTCGGTCTATGCCGACCCGGCGCAGCTGGAGATGGTACTGCTCAACCTCGTGCTCAATGCGCGCGATGCCCTGCCGGACGGCGGCAGGATCGACATCTTCTCGGAAAACATCGTCGTCGGTGCGAATTCCGTGCAGCATGCCGAGCTCCAGCCGGGCAAATACGTCATGCTGTGCCTTAGCGACAACGGCGTGGGCATGAGCGAGGATACGGTCGAGAAGGCGTTCGATCCCTTCTTCACTACGAAGGGCCCGGGCCAGGGCAGCGGACTGGGCCTCAGCATGGTCTACGGCTTCGCGCGCCAGTCGGGCGGCCACGTCGAACTGAGCTCGCGGCTCGGTGGGGGGACCACGGTGCGGCTCTATCTGCCGGCGACGACAAAATCCTCACCCGAGGCCGAGGCAGCGGACGAAACGCCCCAGAATCGCGGCTCCGGCGAAACCGTGCTCATCGCCGAAGACGACGCGATGGTGCGCAAATACGTCACCTCGCAAGTCGACAGCCTGGGCTATCGGACAGTCTCGATGCCCGACGGCAAGTCGGCGCTGGAACTGTTGTGGAGCGGGGCCAAGGTCGATCTGCTGTTCACCGACATCGCCATGGACGGCGGGATGGACGGTATCGAACTGGCCGTCCAGGCACGCGCAATGCGGCCCGATCTGCCGATATTGTTCACCTCGGGCCATGCCGAGCAGCATCTCGACCGGCTGGCCGCGATCGAAGCCCTTTTGCTTCGCAAGCCCTATCGCAAGAAAGAGCTGGCGGACAGCCTGCGCAAGGCGCTGTCGCCGGCCATGGCCGAGCGGTCCTGA
- a CDS encoding helix-turn-helix transcriptional regulator → MAAHAQRFIDMLTEQRPSSSVTEQARQAIFLLISSGNATKEKVAENLAIHPRALQRILSREDTNFGELLSEAKRELALRYLSGSNQSVTDIALLLGYSTISSFSRWFTEEFGKSPAAWRKAPPQEVIAAFAA, encoded by the coding sequence ATGGCGGCGCATGCGCAGCGTTTCATCGACATGCTGACCGAGCAGCGCCCTTCGAGCTCGGTGACCGAGCAGGCGCGCCAGGCGATCTTCCTGCTGATCAGCAGCGGCAATGCCACCAAGGAAAAGGTCGCCGAGAACCTGGCGATCCACCCGCGCGCGCTGCAGCGCATCCTGAGCCGCGAGGATACCAATTTCGGCGAACTGCTGAGCGAGGCAAAGCGCGAGCTGGCCTTGCGCTATCTCAGCGGTTCCAATCAGTCGGTGACCGATATCGCGCTGCTGCTCGGCTATTCGACGATCAGCTCGTTCAGCCGCTGGTTCACCGAGGAGTTCGGCAAGTCCCCCGCCGCCTGGCGCAAGGCACCGCCGCAGGAGGTGATCGCCGCCTTTGCGGCATAG
- a CDS encoding rhodanese-like domain-containing protein, whose product MKHALTALLAAFAVPAAAQERPANPQFDYAGFSRLVEELGPVREAHRLPWAEFYARARTGGAILLDARSTSAFARGHLKGAVNLPFSDFSAETLREALGTDTNRPIYIYCNNNFRDHRPPVILKAAPLALNIPTFVNLHGYGYTNVWELADLIGTTDAGVEWVSLEGAEPATAAPLGRIR is encoded by the coding sequence ATGAAGCATGCTTTGACGGCTCTGCTGGCGGCCTTCGCCGTGCCCGCGGCAGCGCAGGAACGCCCGGCCAATCCACAGTTCGACTATGCCGGCTTCTCACGGCTGGTCGAGGAACTCGGCCCGGTGCGCGAGGCGCATCGCCTGCCCTGGGCTGAATTTTACGCCCGCGCGCGGACTGGGGGCGCCATCCTGCTCGATGCCCGCTCGACGAGTGCCTTCGCGCGCGGACACCTCAAGGGCGCGGTCAACCTGCCTTTCAGCGACTTCTCGGCCGAGACGCTACGCGAAGCCCTGGGTACGGACACGAACCGACCTATCTACATCTATTGCAACAACAATTTCCGCGATCATCGCCCACCGGTCATCCTCAAGGCCGCGCCGCTGGCGCTCAATATCCCGACTTTCGTCAACCTTCACGGCTATGGCTACACCAACGTCTGGGAGCTTGCCGACCTGATCGGCACGACCGACGCAGGGGTCGAATGGGTCTCCTTGGAAGGTGCCGAACCCGCCACGGCGGCGCCGCTCGGGCGAATCCGCTAG
- a CDS encoding response regulator transcription factor translates to MHIHIVDDEPELLASLSLILRREGHDVQTFPTGEAFLAVASELPPGCVLLDLRLPDLDGLEVQHRLGELDTDHAVVLLTGFGEVPDAVSAMRAGAVDFLRKPYRRENLLDALSRAGEQIEDNLRQRAERAKLGAVNTLSERELEVLRALATGKQSKVVAYELGLSIRTIDMHRARIIKRLNVSNIGAALVMAKDARLI, encoded by the coding sequence TTGCACATCCATATCGTCGACGATGAACCAGAATTGCTCGCCTCGCTTTCTTTGATCCTGAGGCGCGAAGGTCACGACGTGCAGACTTTCCCCACCGGCGAGGCATTCCTCGCGGTTGCATCCGAGCTGCCGCCGGGCTGCGTCCTGCTCGACCTGCGGCTGCCCGATCTCGACGGGCTGGAAGTGCAGCATCGGCTTGGCGAGCTCGATACCGATCACGCCGTGGTGCTGCTGACGGGCTTCGGCGAAGTGCCCGACGCGGTCTCGGCGATGCGCGCGGGCGCCGTCGATTTCCTGCGCAAGCCCTATCGCCGGGAGAACCTGCTCGATGCGCTGAGCCGGGCGGGAGAGCAGATCGAGGACAATCTGCGCCAGCGTGCCGAGCGCGCGAAGCTCGGGGCCGTCAATACGCTGTCCGAGCGCGAGCTGGAGGTCCTGCGTGCGCTGGCGACGGGCAAGCAGAGCAAGGTCGTGGCCTATGAGCTGGGCCTGAGCATCAGGACGATCGACATGCATCGCGCCCGGATCATCAAGCGGCTGAACGTGTCCAATATCGGCGCGGCGCTCGTGATGGCAAAGGATGCGAGGCTGATCTGA